A DNA window from Choristoneura fumiferana chromosome 2, NRCan_CFum_1, whole genome shotgun sequence contains the following coding sequences:
- the LOC141441632 gene encoding THAP domain-containing protein 1 B-like — protein sequence MACVAIGCKSRMGVLTESDQRISFHRFPKEPDLRNKWKQNVNRESWTPSPYSRLCSLHFHKSCYRKGFQTKVLHSDAVPTIFTHVPTSLQKGKFKRPRSTRLELCTPSTSMKSHEDELSELKGTISKKNKIIEKLKKVVNRLKTTAERRGRVLKKVRQQYHRQNKIIAHTDMIINELRTNCELMVNC from the exons ATGGCTTGTGTGGCTATCGGTTGCAAGAGTAGAATGGGTGTATTAACAGAAAGTGACCAAAGGATATCTTTCCATCG GTTTCCAAAAGAGCCTGATTTAAGAAATAAGTGGAAACAGAATGTGAACCGGGAAAGCTGGACTCCTTCACCGTATTCTCGATTGTGTTCACTACACTTTCATAAATCATGTTATCGGAAAGGATTTCAAACAAAAGTCCTGCACAGTGATGCAGTACCTACTATATTCACACATGTACCGACAAGCTTGCAAAAG GGTAAATTCAAGCGTCCCCGATCTACGAGATTGGAGTTATGCACACCGTCAACTTCCATGAAGAGTCATGAAGATGAGTTGTCAGAACTGAAAGGtacaataagtaaaaaaaataaaataatagaaaaattaaaaaaagtggtAAACCGGTTAAAAACTACTGCGGAAAGAAGAGGTagagttttaaaaaaagttagacaACAATACcacagacaaaataaaataatagccCATACTGATATGATAATAAACGAATTGCGAACAAATTGTGAACTAATGGTGAACTGCTAA